In Armatimonadia bacterium, the DNA window CAGTCACCGAGGGGGGCAAGCCTGCTACGGGCGTTGCTGTCAAACTCCATGTGGACATGCTGGGCATGCCGATGCCCGCCGACTTCGAAGCTGTGCCAGGAGGCAACCCCGGCCAGTACGTCGCCACCGTCAGTCTGGGCATGGCGGGCAAGTGGAAGCTCACTGTTGCGGTGAAGCAGATGGCCGGCATGGCGATGGCGGGCGATGGGGAAGCACACTTCCTCATCGAGACAGACAGGAGCATCACGGCAGAGACCGGCGGCCCCTCGCCGTGGAAGCGAGGCCTTGGCCTCGTTCTGGGGGCTGGGCTCCTGATCGGCCTTGTGCTCCTCCTCCGTCACCTCAGGCTTCCACACGGTGCGAGAGGGGTCATCATCGGGTTACTCACCCTCGCCGTCGTTGCCGTGGGCACCTGGTGGGTCGTGCGCAAGTACCGCGACCCCAAGGTGGCCACGGTCATCGCCTCGGCCATGATGGACATGGAGGCCATGCAGGCGACTGCGGCTGCCACGCCGGTGAAGACCGAGCGGCTGCGCCCTCGGGCCTTCCAGGCCAAGGCGACCTACACGGCCACTGTCGTCGCCGACGTGGAGGAGGAGGTTTACCCGAGAGTGACGGGGCGTCTGGTGGAGATGCCACTGTATCCCGGTGATCGAGTGGGAGCCGGTCAGGTCGTGGCCCGCCTCGACACCGCCGAGCTTGCCTCCAGGGAGGCGCAGGCGGTGGCGGGACGTGAGAGCGCCTCACGTTCCGTCGAGGCTACAAGGGCCGAGGTGTCCTCTGCACGAGCCGGTCAGGGCCGTTCGGCCAAGGCCGTGGAGCAGGCTCGCACCGGTGTTCAGGAGGCTCTCTCGGGCGCACAGAGCGCCGAGGGGGCAGTGCGGGCGATGGAGGGAGAACTGGCCGAGGCAGGGGAGATGAAACGGGAAGCCGAGAGCGCTGTGGCCTCCGCCCAGGCTGCCGTCGAGCAAGCTCAGCAGATGGTAGTGCAGGCCGAGGGCGAGGTGGACAGCGCCCAGGCTGACGCAACCTACTGGCATACCGAGATCGCCAGGGAGCAGACGCTCTTCGGCAAGGGTGCCATCTCCAGAGAGGAGCTGGACCGGGAGGCTTCTCAGGCCGCTACTGCCGGTGCGAAGCTCAAGCAAGCCCGGGCTGCACTGAAGGCCGCCGAGATGGGGGTGACCCGAGCACGGAGGGACCAGGAGCAGGCACAGATCCGGGTGGCAGCGGCGAGCGCAAAGGTGCGAACCGCTGAGGCGAAGGTCGCTCAGGCGAGGTCGGACCACGGCAGCGCCCTCGCCAGGGTCGCCCAGGCCCGAGCGGGGGTTGGCACCGCCCTCGCCGATGTGGAAGCCGCATCTGCCGGAGTGAGGGCGGCAGCCTCAAAGGTGGGGGTCGCCACCGCGCAGGAGACACAGGCACGGGCGGCCCTGACGGAGGCTAGCGTCATCCGTGGCTACACGACCATCCGTGCCGCCAATGCGGGAATCGTGACCGCCCGCCTGGTATCGCCGGGCGTCCTCGTGCAGCCGGGGACGGCAGTCCTGCGCATCGCCAAGACCGACTTCGTACGCCTGCAGGCTCCGCTGTCGGATGCGGATCTGCGTCTCGTCCGCAAGGGGGCTCCCGTCCTGGCCTGGGCGTCGGATGACCCGCAGACGCCGGTCGTGGGAGAGGTCACCACCCTGTTCCCTGCCCGTGATCCCATGGCACGGACGGGCATCGTGGAGGCCCGCCTCGAGAACCCGGACAGCCGTCTGGTGCCGGGGCAGACCGTGCGCCTGGAAGTGAGCCTGGGGGACGAGGGCTCTCTGCTGTCCGTCCCGACGTCCGCCCTCTCCATGCGGGAGGGAAAGGCCTCCGTGTTCGTCGCCGTACAGGACAACGGACGGCTCATCGCGCGGCGGGTCACTGTGGAGACGGGGAGCTACGCCAACGACCGCACGGAGATCCTGTCAGGCCTCAAATCGGGGGCAGACGTGATCGTCCTCGGCTACGACAACCTGCGTGACGGGGACCCCGTCACCCTTGCCGATAGCGTGATCCAGGCACCGCCCGTCGGTAACAGTAGTGCGGAGCGCTCGCCCCACTCCGGGCATGGGGAGTGATGGGCCTCATGTCATCCCCCCCACTGTCTCAGGCGGCGAAGGTTGTCCACGGCAGCGCCCTCAACATCTCCGCCTGGAGCATAGACCACCCCTACCCGGTCCTGGCCTTCTACGCCGGCATCGTTCTCCTCTCCGTCATCGCTGTCGGGTCGTACATGCCTCGGCGCATGATGCCCTACGTGGAGAGCCCGATGGTGGGCGTCGTCTCCATGATGTCAGGGCTGTCTGCCGAGGAGATGGAGACGTACATCAGCAAGCCCATCGAGGAGCAGATGACCAACATCAAGGGAGTGCGCTACCTGCGCTCCTCCTCGCAAGAGGGCCTCTCGCTGGTGTCCCTCGAGTTTCCCTACGGCACTGACATGAAGAAGGCGTTGTTCGACGTTCAGGCTTTGATGAACGTCGTCCAGGCCAATCTGCCCATGACGGGGCCCAATCTCAAGCCCTCATGGGTTCTGTCGATAGACCCGCTCAACATCCCTATCCTCAGTCTCGCCCTCACCGGTGACGAGAGGTGGTCACCCGAGCAGTTGCGCGAGCTGGCCGACAACCAGGTGGTCAGCAGCCTCAAGACGATCAGCAACGTCTACTCGGTTGTCCCCTTCGGCGGGTACCGCCGGCAGCTCCAGGTAGTCGTGGACCGTGACAAGCTGGCCCGGTACGGACTGAGCATTACCCAGGTCAGGG includes these proteins:
- a CDS encoding efflux RND transporter periplasmic adaptor subunit, giving the protein MRNIFLLVVAVSISSCAGAGAAPVSARAGKFSLEVSSEPYPPKSGSNAFTISVTEGGKPATGVAVKLHVDMLGMPMPADFEAVPGGNPGQYVATVSLGMAGKWKLTVAVKQMAGMAMAGDGEAHFLIETDRSITAETGGPSPWKRGLGLVLGAGLLIGLVLLLRHLRLPHGARGVIIGLLTLAVVAVGTWWVVRKYRDPKVATVIASAMMDMEAMQATAAATPVKTERLRPRAFQAKATYTATVVADVEEEVYPRVTGRLVEMPLYPGDRVGAGQVVARLDTAELASREAQAVAGRESASRSVEATRAEVSSARAGQGRSAKAVEQARTGVQEALSGAQSAEGAVRAMEGELAEAGEMKREAESAVASAQAAVEQAQQMVVQAEGEVDSAQADATYWHTEIAREQTLFGKGAISREELDREASQAATAGAKLKQARAALKAAEMGVTRARRDQEQAQIRVAAASAKVRTAEAKVAQARSDHGSALARVAQARAGVGTALADVEAASAGVRAAASKVGVATAQETQARAALTEASVIRGYTTIRAANAGIVTARLVSPGVLVQPGTAVLRIAKTDFVRLQAPLSDADLRLVRKGAPVLAWASDDPQTPVVGEVTTLFPARDPMARTGIVEARLENPDSRLVPGQTVRLEVSLGDEGSLLSVPTSALSMREGKASVFVAVQDNGRLIARRVTVETGSYANDRTEILSGLKSGADVIVLGYDNLRDGDPVTLADSVIQAPPVGNSSAERSPHSGHGE